The Streptomyces sp. BHT-5-2 genomic interval GGACCCAGCGCCCATCGGCTCATTGGTCGGCAGAGGGCCGGGGAGCAGGCTCGACAGCGAGGGGCGGTCAACCGTCCTGTGGCCGTTTTGACTGAGGAGCAACGATGGGCAACGTACTGCAACGCCACCCGGCACGGACTCTCTCGATGCAGGACATGTTCGACCGGCTGGAAAGCGGGATCCTCGGGGGGCCGTGGCACTTCGGCACACACGAGATCCGCATAGAAGAACACCTGACCGAGGACGCTTACCAGGTCAAGGCGGAGCTGCCCGGCATAGACCCGGACAAGAACCTGGAGATCGACGTCACGGGAGACTTCCTGACCATCCGCGCCGAGCGGGAGGAACGCACGGAGACCAAGGAGAGCTCCGAGTTCCACTACGGGTCGTTCGCACGCGCGGTGCGGCTGCCTGCCGGGGCTCACGGGGACCGGGCGACCGCCGACTACACCGACGGCATCCTCACCGTCCGGGTGCCGCTGGAGGCGGCGAAGGGCGAGACCACCAAGATCCCGGTCACCCACGCGACGCGGCCCAGCTGAGCCGCAGGGCGGCGAAACGGGAGAACAGGGCCAGGGCCGGCAGCGATCGCCGTGCGACCGCTGCCGGCCCTGCGTCATGCGGTCGCCTTCGTCGAGCGCCGCACCGACTCGTGTACGCCCTCCAGGTCGTCGGTCGCGGTGCGCGCCAGTTGTGCGGCCAGGTCGTTCATCGCTCGGCTGGCCGCAAGCTCGTCGCCGATCTCGGGCACGTTGGGGTCCCGTGGGCTGCACCGGGCCGTGCCGTGCCCGGTGAGCGTGGTGGTCCCGGTGTCGAGGACGACATGGGCCTTCGTGGCGCTGCCCTCCTCGAAGAGGTGCAGCCGTACCTTCCATTCAAGGGTCTTGGCCATGACGTACCTCCTGTGTCGAACTCCCAGCGCCAGGATCGACCCACAGCGCCGGATCCCGACAGGGCTGGAGCGCCTCGGTCCATGAGCCGACCGGCCCCCGGTCGTCTCGTCCCGCGGCGTCCGGACGGTGCCGACCTCAGCCGCCGGAATCCGTGCCCCGCGGTGCGAGGTCCCGCTCGATCCGTGCGACGAGCGGGAGAACGGCGGCGGCGACCGGCGGCGACAGGGTGGTGCCGGGGCCGGTGTCCGCGGCTTCCACGGCGTAGACGAGCAGTTCCGTCGGCAGTCGGCCCAGCACGCGGGCCAGCGCCACGGCATCGCCCAGGGCGAAGCCGTGCGAACTGGTCTCGCCGTGGGGTGAGGGGGAGAGCGCGTCATGGATGCGGAACCGGTGGACGTGGCCCGGCCGGGACGGACGGGAGCGGGCCGCGTCCACGACGATCGCCCGGCGCGCGCCTTCCCAGGCACCGATGAGCCGGGTGGGTTCCCCGTCGGTGCGGAACAGCGCGACGCCGCGGGCGAGCCGACGCCGTGCGAGCTCGGCGACGACCGCCCACCCCACGCCGTCGTCGCGACGGTGGTCGTTGCCGATGCCGATCACGGCGATCCGCGTGCGGGAGCGGGAGGAACGATCCATGGTGCCGCTCCTTCCCCACGCGGGCTCCCGCGGAGTCGTCCGGGGCCGCCCCGGGGGCCGTCCGAGGTACGCGCAAGGCTGTATGGGGCACACCCCAGCCCGTCGGCCCGGTCAGCGACCGGGGCCGGTCCCATACTGACCGCGTTGGCGTGATCTGCACCGGAAGGCGGCCGATGACGGGCGAGGCATCCACCGCGGTGATCGGGACCGACGGGATGGCAGCGCTGATCCGCGTCCTGGCCGCCCGAGGCCGCACCGTCATCGGCCCCACCGTGCGCGATGGCGCGATCGTGCTGGACGAACTCACCGACGGCGAAGAACTGCCCTACGGCTGGGGCGTGGAGCTGGAGGCCGGGCACTACCGGGTGCGGCCCCGCCCGGACGGCGCGGCCTTCGCGCACAGCGCCGGCCCGCAGTCCTGGAAGACCTACCTCCAACCGCAACGCGAGCGGCAGTGGAGCGCCGACCGCGGGTCCGACGGCACCTGGACGGTGACCGAGGACGACACCCCACCGCCGTCGTACGCGTTCCTCGGCGTCCGCCCCTGCGACCTGCGGGCGATCGCCGTGCAGGACCGGGTACTGGCCGGCGGGCCGCACAGCGACAGCCGCTACCGCGCTCGTCGCGACCGGGCCTTCCTCGTCGCCGTGGAGTGCACCGAACCGGGAGCCACCTGCTTCTGCACCTCCATGGGCACCGGGCCCGGTGTGGACGGCGGCTACGACCTGGCACTGACCGAGGTCGTCGATGACGGCGGCGGCCACCGCTTCTGGGCGCGGGCCGGCAGCGACGAGGGCGCGTCGGTGCTGGCGGAGCTGCCGCACCTGCCGGCCGATCCCGCGCTCGCCACCGTGGCCCGGGAGCAGGTCGCCGCGGCGGCCGACCGGATGGGCCGCACCATGCCCGAGGTGGACCTCCAGGCGCTGATGCGCGAGACGCTGCACGCCGACCGCTGGAACGACGTCGCCGCGCGCTGTCTGACCTGCGGCAACTGCACCATGGCCTGCCCGACCTGCTTCTGCACCTCGGCCGAGGACGTCACCGATCTCACCGGTGACCATGCCGAGCGGTGGCGGCGCTGGGAATCCTGCTTCGACCTGGAGTTCAGCCATCTGCCGGGCGGCCCGGTCCGCGCCTCGGGCCGCAGCCGCTACCGGCAGTGGGCCACCCACAAACTCGGCACCTGGTACGACCAGTTCGGCAGCTCCGGCTGCGTCGGCTGCGGACGGTGCATCGTGTGGTGCCCGGTCGGCATCGACATCACCGAGGAGGCCCACGCCCTGAACGCGGAGCGCGCGACGGGCGGCCCGCCGGGGGAGGGCCGTGCATGACCCCCGACCGCTCGGGCTTCCTCGATGCGCTGCCGCCCGTACACCGTGACCGACTGCTCACCCTCGCCCAGGAGATCTCCTTCCCCGTGGGGCTGCGGATCTTCGACGAGGGCGGCACGGCCGACCGGTTCTGGGTGATCCGCTCGGGGACCGTCGCCCTCGACGTGTACGAGCCGGGCCGCGGCGCGGCCGTCGTCGAGACGCTCGGCGAAGGTGAACTCCTCGGCTGGTCCTGGCTGTTCGAGCCCTACCGCTGGCATCTGGGCGCACGGACCCGGGCCCCGGTGACGGCGTACGAGTTCGACGCCGAGCGCGTCCGTGGAGAGATCGATGCCGATCCCGCCTTCGGGCTCGCGGTCACCCGGTGCGTCGCGGCGGTGGCGATCGGCCGACGGCTGCGGGCCGCGCGCATCCGCCTGCTGGACCTCTACGGCCCGCCCGGCAGTGCGCCTCGGACCGGGAGTGCGGGAGCGGCGCTGTGAGCGTGACTGCGACCAGGGGCCGCCGCCCGGACCTGGTGCCGGTTCCCTACCGGGTGGCGGAGCGCACCGACCAGAGCCCGGACACCGCCGATGTCGTGCTCGACCCGGTGGGCGACCCGCTACCGCCTTTCGTCCCAGGGCAGTTCGCCATGGTGTACGCCTTCGGTGTCGGTGACATCCCGCTCTCGCTGAGCGGTACGGACGGCCATCGGCTGACGCACACGATCCGTGCGGTCGGTGCGATCTCCCGGGCGCTGCACGGTCTGCGGCCCGGTGCGACGGTCGGGGTCCGCGGCCCCTTCGGCGTCGGCTGGGAGCTGCCCGCCGGTCAAGGGGCCGACCTCCTGATCGTCGCCGGGGGGCTGGGCCTCGCCCCGCTGCGCCCGCTGATCCGCGCCGCACTGGCCGCACCGCGACGGCACGGCCGACCGACCGTCCTCATCGGCACCCGCACACCCGGCGACCTGCTCTGTGCCCGCGACATCGAAGCCTGGCGTGCCGCCGGTGCGCGGGTGGAGATCACCGTCGACCGGCCCGATGATGCCTGGCAGGGAGACGTCGGAGTCGTCACCGGTCTGCTGGGCCGAGCGGAATCCGACCCCCGGAACGCGGCCGCCTTCGTCTGCGGACCGGAGGTGATGATGCGGGCCACCGCCCGTGAACTCGTCCATCGCGGACTGGCGCCCGACCGGATCCAGGTCTCGCTGGAACGCACCATGCACTGCGGCACCGGTCACTGCGGGCACTGCCAGCTCGGCCCGCTGCTGCTGTGCCGCGACGGCCCGGTCGTCGCCTGGCATCACGCCGAACCCCTGCTCGCGGTAAGGGAGTTGTGATGTGAGGGCCACCCCCGACGCGTCCGCGACCGACCGGCTTCCGGAGCTGGCGGTGTGGAAGTTCGCCTCGTGCGACGGTTGCCAGCTCACCCTCCTCGACTGCGAGGACGAACTCCTCGGCATCGCCGGCCGGCTCCGGATCAGCCACTTCCTGGAAGCCTCCAGCGCCCCGGGGCCCGGCCCCTACGACCTCTCCCTGGTCGAGGGGTCGGTCACGACGGCGCAGGACGCGGAGCGGATCCGACACATCCGCGCCGCCTCCCGCCGCCTGGTCACCATCGGCGCCTGCGCCACGGCCGGGGGCGTGCAGGCCCTGCGCAACTACGTCGACATCGCCGAATACCAGGCCGTGGTCTACGCCCGGCCCGACTACATCGACACCCTCGCCACCTCCACCCCCATCAGCGCCCACGTGCCCGTCGACTTCGAACTGCGCGGCTGTCCCATCGCCCCCGGCCAACTCGTCGAGGTCATCACCGCCTTCCTCGCCGGACGCACACCCGACGTCCCCGCCCACAGCGTGTGTTTCGAGTGCAAGCGCCGTGGCACGGTCTGCGTCACGGTCGCGCACGGCACCCCCTGCCTGGGACCGGTGACCCACGCCGGGTGCGGCGCCATCTGCCCCGCCTACGACCGCGGCTGCTACGGCTGCTTCGGCCCGTCCGATTCCGTCAACTTCCCCTCCTTCGTCCCGCTGCTGCGGCGCGACGGCATGGACACCCTCGACGTGGTGCGGGTGCTGCGCACGTTCAACACCGGCGCGCCGGAATTCGACGCGGAGTCGCGGAAGGAGAACGGTCGGTGACGCACCGGGAAACCAAGGTGCTGCGGGTGGACTCCCTGGCCCGCGTCGAGGGCGAGGGAGCCCTGCATCTGCGCCTCGACGGGGGCCGGGTCGTCGAGGCGCACCTGAAGATCTACGAACCGCCGCGCTTCTTCGAGGCGTTCCTGCGCGGCCGTGCCCACACCGAGCCGCCCGACCTCACCTCCCGGGTCTGTGGGATCTGCCCCGTCGCCTACCAGATGAGCGCCTGCCGCGCCGTCGAGGATGCCTGTGGCGTCAGCGTGGAGGGACAGCTGACCGCCCTGCGCCGGCTGCTCTACTGCGGTGAGTGGATCGAGAGCCAGACCCTCCACATCTACCTCCTGCACGCCCCGGACTTCCTCGGCCACGACAGCGTCATCGACCTCGCCCGCACCCACCCCGGGCACGTCGAGCGCGGCCTCGGGCTCAAGCAGACCGGCAACGCGATCATCGAACAGCTCGGCGGACGCGCCATCCACCCCGTCAACGCCCGCCTCGGCGGATTCCACCGCGTCCCCACGAAACGTGAGCTGCGGCCCCTGGCGGAACGGCTGCGACGCGCCCGCGACGCAGCGGAGGCCACCGTGCGCTGGGTGGCCGGCTTCGACTTCCCCGACGCCGGCGGCGACCACGACCTCCTCGCGCTGGCCGAACCCGGCAGCTACGCCATCGGCTCCGGCACCCCCACCGTCATGCCCGCCCCGAGCACCGCCGGCCTGCCGCCGGACAGCGACCGGGCCCTGCCCACCCGCACCTTCCCGGTCCACACCTTCCCCGAGCACGTCGTCGAGACCCAGGTACCGCACTCCACCGCCCTGCACTCACGACTCGACGGGCGCCGCCACCTGACCGGGACGCTCGCCCGCTACGCGATCAGCGGCCGCTGGCTGCCCCCGAAGATCCTCCACACCGCCCGCGAGGCCGGACTCGGCGACCCCCGCGAGGGCACCGTGTGCCGCAACCCCTTCCGCAGCATCATCGTCCGCGCCATCGAGGTGCTCTACGCCGTCGACGAGGCGCTGCGCCTCATCGACGCCTACGAGCCCCCGCCCCGTCCCCACATCGACGTTCCGGCACGCGCGGCCACCGGCCACGGCGCGACCGAGGCCCCCCGCGGCCTGCTCTACCACCGCTACACCCTCGACGCCGACGGAACCGTCACCGACGCCTCCCTGGTCCCGCCCACCGCCCAGAACCAGGCAGCGATCGAACACGACCTGCGGTGCGCGGTGCAGCACCGCCTGGACGCAGGCGGCCCGGCCACCGACGCCGAGCTGACCACCCTGTGCGAACGCGTCATCCGCAGCCACGACCCGTGCATCTCCTGCTCCACGCACTTCCTCGACCTGACCGTCGAGCGGGGGTGACCGCCGCACATCCCGAGACCGGGGCGCAGGGCCTCCGGACCCCGTGCGGAGCCACCCGGCCCTACCGGTGCCGGTGCCGGTGCGCCAGGCTCGGAAGCACAGGGTTCCGGTAGGGCCCCTCCGGGCCCGTCTCCGGGAGGAGAAGGAGCATGAGCAGCAACGACCCGCGCAACCCGGTGATGGTCGGAGTCTCCCGCTCGTCGACGGCCGCGAGTGCGGTGGCATGGGCAGCGGCCGCGGCGGCCCGGCGCGGCCGGGAGCTGTGCCTGGTGCACGCCCAGGAATGGCCCGCCGGAGCCGCGCCGAAGGACCGGCTCGACGCACCGGACCAGGTGTGGGCCTCGCATTTCCGGGCCACCGGACGCGACCTGTTGCAGAACCACAAGGACGCCGCGGTCGAGCAGGTGCCCGGACTGCGGGTCGCGACGCGCCTGGAGGACGGTCATCCGGCCGCTGTGCTGCGGGAGGCGGCGGAGGGAGCCGTCCTGCTGGCGGTCGGCACCCACCAGGTGTCCGGGCCGGGGGAGGCGGTCACCTTCACCACGGTCGGCCGGTCCCTCGTCGGGCACCCTCCGTGCCCGGTGGTGCTGGTCGTCGGCGACACCTCGCGCTACGACCCGCTGGGGCCGGTGATGGTCGGTGTGGACGGTTCGCCGGCATCGGCGCCGGCGGTGGCCTTCGCGTTCGAGGAGGCCGCGTCGAGCGACGCGGACCTGCTCGCGGTGCAGGTACGACGGCCGCGCCGCGGCGACTGGCCGGAGGCCGTCCAGGAGTCCCTCGTCGATGTGTCGGAGGCGCTCGCCGGGTGGCGTGAGAAGTACCCGCAGGTCGTGGTGCGGGAGAAGGTCGTGAGGGGGCAGCCGGCGGTGCAGCTGGCCGAGGAGGCCGCCGCGGCACGTTGCCTGGTGGTCGGGTCCCGGGGGCTGGGCGGCTTCCGTGGGATGGTGCTCGGTTCCACCAGCCGTACGCTGGCGCACTTGGCGCCGGGGCCGTTGGCGGTGGTGCCCCGGGAGGCCGGTACGGACTGAGCGCTTGCCGGCCCGCACGACGCCGCGGTCGCCGATCGGTGGGTGTCAGGCGCCGGGGCCCGGTCCGGTGCGGTGCGCCGCCCAGCGACGTCGGACGGCGTCCTCGTGCTCCGACTGCTCCAGGGCCAGCTCGACGGCCACGAGTTCCTGCTGGAGGCGGGGGATGCGGAGCCGGCGCAGTGCTCTGACCCGGACCGTGGTGTCGCGCAGCCGGGCCCCGACCAGGCGGGCGGCGGCCGAGGCGGCCCCGTAGCGCGCGGCCGCCTCGATCGCCGCGCGGTACGAGGTACGGGCGTGGATCAGCGCGGTGTTGCGCGGCGCGGCGTCCGATGTGGCCGTGGGGCCCGGGGACACGGTGGTCCGGCCCGGGTGGCGGACGCCCAGTGAGTCCTCCCACTCCACGGTGACGTCCGCGGGCGGGACGAGGGAGGCGGTCCGCAGGGCGTTCTCCCCGCTGAGCAGCAGACCGCGCAGCAGCCAGGTCCGGGCCTCGCGCTCCCGTTCTTCCCACTCGGCCCGGGCCGCGGATTCCGCCCGTCGCAGCTGCGCGAGTTCGGCCCGCAGGAGGTGGAGCTGCCGGTCGAGCACCTCCGCACCGCGGGT includes:
- a CDS encoding Hsp20/alpha crystallin family protein, whose amino-acid sequence is MGNVLQRHPARTLSMQDMFDRLESGILGGPWHFGTHEIRIEEHLTEDAYQVKAELPGIDPDKNLEIDVTGDFLTIRAEREERTETKESSEFHYGSFARAVRLPAGAHGDRATADYTDGILTVRVPLEAAKGETTKIPVTHATRPS
- a CDS encoding dsRBD fold-containing protein, coding for MAKTLEWKVRLHLFEEGSATKAHVVLDTGTTTLTGHGTARCSPRDPNVPEIGDELAASRAMNDLAAQLARTATDDLEGVHESVRRSTKATA
- a CDS encoding hydrogenase maturation protease, with the translated sequence MDRSSRSRTRIAVIGIGNDHRRDDGVGWAVVAELARRRLARGVALFRTDGEPTRLIGAWEGARRAIVVDAARSRPSRPGHVHRFRIHDALSPSPHGETSSHGFALGDAVALARVLGRLPTELLVYAVEAADTGPGTTLSPPVAAAVLPLVARIERDLAPRGTDSGG
- a CDS encoding 4Fe-4S dicluster domain-containing protein, which translates into the protein MTGEASTAVIGTDGMAALIRVLAARGRTVIGPTVRDGAIVLDELTDGEELPYGWGVELEAGHYRVRPRPDGAAFAHSAGPQSWKTYLQPQRERQWSADRGSDGTWTVTEDDTPPPSYAFLGVRPCDLRAIAVQDRVLAGGPHSDSRYRARRDRAFLVAVECTEPGATCFCTSMGTGPGVDGGYDLALTEVVDDGGGHRFWARAGSDEGASVLAELPHLPADPALATVAREQVAAAADRMGRTMPEVDLQALMRETLHADRWNDVAARCLTCGNCTMACPTCFCTSAEDVTDLTGDHAERWRRWESCFDLEFSHLPGGPVRASGRSRYRQWATHKLGTWYDQFGSSGCVGCGRCIVWCPVGIDITEEAHALNAERATGGPPGEGRA
- a CDS encoding cyclic nucleotide-binding domain-containing protein, translated to MTPDRSGFLDALPPVHRDRLLTLAQEISFPVGLRIFDEGGTADRFWVIRSGTVALDVYEPGRGAAVVETLGEGELLGWSWLFEPYRWHLGARTRAPVTAYEFDAERVRGEIDADPAFGLAVTRCVAAVAIGRRLRAARIRLLDLYGPPGSAPRTGSAGAAL
- a CDS encoding FAD/NAD(P)-binding protein, producing the protein MSVTATRGRRPDLVPVPYRVAERTDQSPDTADVVLDPVGDPLPPFVPGQFAMVYAFGVGDIPLSLSGTDGHRLTHTIRAVGAISRALHGLRPGATVGVRGPFGVGWELPAGQGADLLIVAGGLGLAPLRPLIRAALAAPRRHGRPTVLIGTRTPGDLLCARDIEAWRAAGARVEITVDRPDDAWQGDVGVVTGLLGRAESDPRNAAAFVCGPEVMMRATARELVHRGLAPDRIQVSLERTMHCGTGHCGHCQLGPLLLCRDGPVVAWHHAEPLLAVREL
- a CDS encoding oxidoreductase, whose translation is MRATPDASATDRLPELAVWKFASCDGCQLTLLDCEDELLGIAGRLRISHFLEASSAPGPGPYDLSLVEGSVTTAQDAERIRHIRAASRRLVTIGACATAGGVQALRNYVDIAEYQAVVYARPDYIDTLATSTPISAHVPVDFELRGCPIAPGQLVEVITAFLAGRTPDVPAHSVCFECKRRGTVCVTVAHGTPCLGPVTHAGCGAICPAYDRGCYGCFGPSDSVNFPSFVPLLRRDGMDTLDVVRVLRTFNTGAPEFDAESRKENGR
- a CDS encoding Ni/Fe hydrogenase subunit alpha encodes the protein MTHRETKVLRVDSLARVEGEGALHLRLDGGRVVEAHLKIYEPPRFFEAFLRGRAHTEPPDLTSRVCGICPVAYQMSACRAVEDACGVSVEGQLTALRRLLYCGEWIESQTLHIYLLHAPDFLGHDSVIDLARTHPGHVERGLGLKQTGNAIIEQLGGRAIHPVNARLGGFHRVPTKRELRPLAERLRRARDAAEATVRWVAGFDFPDAGGDHDLLALAEPGSYAIGSGTPTVMPAPSTAGLPPDSDRALPTRTFPVHTFPEHVVETQVPHSTALHSRLDGRRHLTGTLARYAISGRWLPPKILHTAREAGLGDPREGTVCRNPFRSIIVRAIEVLYAVDEALRLIDAYEPPPRPHIDVPARAATGHGATEAPRGLLYHRYTLDADGTVTDASLVPPTAQNQAAIEHDLRCAVQHRLDAGGPATDAELTTLCERVIRSHDPCISCSTHFLDLTVERG
- a CDS encoding universal stress protein, with protein sequence MSSNDPRNPVMVGVSRSSTAASAVAWAAAAAARRGRELCLVHAQEWPAGAAPKDRLDAPDQVWASHFRATGRDLLQNHKDAAVEQVPGLRVATRLEDGHPAAVLREAAEGAVLLAVGTHQVSGPGEAVTFTTVGRSLVGHPPCPVVLVVGDTSRYDPLGPVMVGVDGSPASAPAVAFAFEEAASSDADLLAVQVRRPRRGDWPEAVQESLVDVSEALAGWREKYPQVVVREKVVRGQPAVQLAEEAAAARCLVVGSRGLGGFRGMVLGSTSRTLAHLAPGPLAVVPREAGTD
- a CDS encoding V-type ATP synthase subunit D produces the protein MTAAAPPPVGRAARLRLRRNLQVATRGAEVLDRQLHLLRAELAQLRRAESAARAEWEEREREARTWLLRGLLLSGENALRTASLVPPADVTVEWEDSLGVRHPGRTTVSPGPTATSDAAPRNTALIHARTSYRAAIEAAARYGAASAAARLVGARLRDTTVRVRALRRLRIPRLQQELVAVELALEQSEHEDAVRRRWAAHRTGPGPGA